In Thalassophryne amazonica chromosome 4, fThaAma1.1, whole genome shotgun sequence, a genomic segment contains:
- the LOC117508757 gene encoding zinc finger BED domain-containing protein 4-like produces the protein MKSYVLQTRAMHETHTGVHIAEVLKAAVNEWSLDAKKPMVVTDNATNVCCNGANRLPTRQMFCTRFKSCASQRALKVAAVAKVLAKVRRISTFFHRSTTGAEALKRNQKLLGLPNHKLITDMPVCWNRAFEMVSRFLEQQPAVCASLLAPEVRKNVTDCALIENDISSAEEMVEALRPMLVATNIMCEEKNPTVSVITPLHAQLLRHKNE, from the exons ATGAAGTCATACGTACTCCAGACTAGAGCTATGCATGAAACACACACCGGAGTGCACATTGCAGAGGTACTCAAAGCGGCAGTGAATGAGTGGAGTCTTGACGCCAAGAAGCCCATGGTTGTCACCGACAATGCGACTAACGTGTGTTGCAATGGAGCTAACAGGCTACCAACACGTCAGATGTTTTGCACTCGTTTTAAATCTTGTGCATCTCAACGAGCTCTGAAGGTAGCTGCTGTTGCCAAAGTACTAGCCAAAGTGAGGAGGATCTCAACCTTCTTCCATAGAAGCACAACAGGAGCAGAAGCCCTGAAAAGAAACCAGAAGCTCCTTGGCCTCCCCAATCACAAGCTCATCACAGACATGCCTGTGTGCTGGAACAGAGCCTTTGAGATGGTCTCCAGGTTTCTAGAACAACAGCCAGCTGTGTGTGCTTCTCTTTTAGCTCCTGAG GTGAGGAAGAATGTGACTGACTGCGCTCTGATAGAGAATGACATCTCAAGTGCTGAGGAGATGGTGGAAGCCCTGAGACCAATGCTTGTAGCAACAAACATCAtgtgtgaggaaaaaaatcccacaGTGTCAGTAATCACCCCTCTTCATGCCCAACTGCTAAGACacaagaatgaatga